In Dermacentor albipictus isolate Rhodes 1998 colony unplaced genomic scaffold, USDA_Dalb.pri_finalv2 scaffold_15, whole genome shotgun sequence, the following proteins share a genomic window:
- the LOC135919060 gene encoding putative nuclease HARBI1, with product MCIVDIDPRFPGACHDSYVWRHSPLLGRLTRNLRRGEWVLGDSGYPLEPWLLTPVPGHPGIDTPEGRYNQAHASMRNVVERGIGVLKARLRCLERYRTLLYEPKDAATIVAACAALHNIALKAGEPELQDSDEEADDNQPPLQRGLPVSQGHHTCRQETPRKLLMRAKQMRSQVVNLFFATPTWRTTHLRALHRRLRQQQQARRAAQP from the exons ATGTGCATCGTGGACATCGATCCCCGTTTCCCCGGAGCGTGCCATGACTCCTACGTGTGGAGGCACTCACCACTGTTAGGCCGCCTCACACGTAACCTGCGACGTGGAGAATGGGTGCTTG GAGACTCAGGCTACCCTCTTGAGCCATGGCTGCTGACACCTGTGCCAGGCCATCCAGGCATTGACACTCCGGAGGGGCGCTACAACCAGGCCCATGCCTCCATGAGGAACGTTGTGGAGAGGGGTATCGGCGTCTTGAAGGCAAGGTTACGGTGCCTTGAAAGGTACCGGACACTCCTTTATGAGCCCAAGGATGCAGCCACAATCGTGGCAGCCTGCGCCGCTCTCCACAACATTGCTTTGAAGGCAGGGGAGCCGGAGCTGCAGGACAGTGATGAGGAGGCCGATGACAACCAGCCACCGCTGCAGCGGGGCTTGCCTGTGTCTCAAGGGCACCACACATGCCGGCAAGAAACGCCCAGAAAGCTGCTAATGAGGGCGAAGCAGATGAGGAGCCAGGTTGTCAACCTGTTCTTTGCGACTCCTACATGGCGTACCACTCACCTGCGTGCGCTGCATCGTCGGCTGAGGCAGCAACAGCAGGCTCGCCGCGCGGCTCAACCGTAA